The DNA window CCTGAACTTGTCAGCCATCTGCACTTACCAGTGCAAAGCGGATCAAATAAAATGCTTAGCTTAATGAAACGAGGGCATACTATTGAGGAGTATAAAGCCAAACTTCAGAAATTACGTAAAGTACGTCCTCATATCAGTATCTCTAGTGATTTTATTGTTGGATTGCCTGGGGAAACTGAGAATGATTTTCAAGCCACCCTAGATTTAGCAAAAGAAATAGGCTTTGATCACTCTTTTAGTTTTATTTATAGTCCTAGACCAGGTACACCTGCCGCTAGTATTCCTGATTCAACACCTACTGAAGTAAAAAAAGAGCGTCTTTCCAGATTACAAGAATTACTTCTTTCCTCAGAACAAGTAATTAGCCAAAACATGATAGGTACAATGCAACGAGTACTTGTTGAAAAACCATCTAAGAAAAATTCTACCTTTTTGTCTGGGCGCACCGAAAATAATCGAGTAGTGAATTTTCCTGCTAATAAGGAGTTAATTGGTAGTTTTATGAATATACAAATTACTGAAGCACTTTCGAATTCTCTTCGTGGTAGAATTTACCAATAAAATATCATAATACTATTTCCTTAATGATTTTTAAGGTTTAATCTTGAATATCACATGTCATTTCTGATATATCTTGGATAACAACGAATCCGCTATTCTCCACACTAGTAATACCAGTAGATTTATTTTAGAACCGCTAAGTAATCGGCGATTAGCTAATCTTTGCGGTCAATCTGATAATAATCTACGTTATATAGAAAAAAATTTAGGGGTAGAAATCAATAATCGAGGTAATAGATTTCAAATTACAGGGGATAGCCTTTCAGTAGAAAAGGCAACTAAGATTATCAAATCCTTATACGATAGGGCAAGTAGAAATTACGTTAGCCCAGATTATATACATCTCTCTCTTCAAGAATCAGATATATCTATACAAAATATAGAAGAAATTTCAATTAAAACTCGTCAAGGGACAATTAAAGGGAGAAACCCACAGCAAACTTGTTACTTATATAATATTGCTCATTATGATATTAGTTTTGGGGTTGGTCCAGCAGGTACTGGTAAAAGCTATTTAGCAGTAGCCAGTGCTATAGAAGCATTAAAACAGGAAAAAGTTCAAAAATTACTCCTTATTCGCCCTGCGGTAGAAGCGGGAGAGCGATTAGGATTTCTTCCCGGAGATTTAACTCAGAAGATAGACCCCTATCTTCGCCCTCTTTATGATGCACTCTACGATATGCTAGGGTTTGAGCGAGTTAATAAGCTTATTGAGCGCCATATCATTGAGGTGGCCCCTTTGGCCTATATGCGCGGCCGTACACTCAATGAATCTTTCATTATTTTAGATGAGGCCCAAAATACAACAATTGAACAAATGAAAATGTTTCTTACTCGTTTAGGGTATGGGTCTACAGCGGTAATTACCGGAGATATAACACAAATCGATCTTCCTAAAGGGCAAAAATCTGGATTACGCCATGCTATTCAGGTATTAAAAGATGTACGAGAGATTAGCTTTACTTTTTTTAAATCTACGGATGTAGTACGACATCCATTAGTCCAAAAAATAGTACAGGCCTACGATCATTTTGATAAACAATCCCTCTAAGCCTTATGAAGGTCACAATTCACGTTCAATACGCTATATCTAACGCAAAAAATTTTCCTTCTAAACCTGATTTTAAGCTTTGGGTAAACACAACCTTAGTAGGTTATCCGAAAGATACGCAGATAACAATACGTATTGTAGATTCTCAAGAAATGGAGGATCTAAATTGGAGATATCGAGGTAAAAAAGGAACAACAAACATTTTATCTTTTCCTATTGGTAATGATTCTACAACCTCTCATAAAATTCCTTTAGGAGATTTAATAATCTGTGCTCCTGTAGTAGCTCGTGAAGCCTTAGATCAAAATAAAGATGAAAAATCCCACTGGGCTCATTTAACGATCCATGGGGTATTACATTTACTTGGATTTGATCATCAATATGAAAATGAAGCTCAATATATGGAAGCTAAAGAAATAGATATCCTAAAACAGCTGGGGTATCCCCATCCTTATGAAATTAATAGTGAGTATTTATGAATAAAGATCGACCTAGTCATGCTCTAGATCATCCCTCTTGGCGGGAACGATTAGGGCAAGTATTACTGGG is part of the Candidatus Nitrosacidococcus sp. I8 genome and encodes:
- a CDS encoding PhoH family protein, producing MDNNESAILHTSNTSRFILEPLSNRRLANLCGQSDNNLRYIEKNLGVEINNRGNRFQITGDSLSVEKATKIIKSLYDRASRNYVSPDYIHLSLQESDISIQNIEEISIKTRQGTIKGRNPQQTCYLYNIAHYDISFGVGPAGTGKSYLAVASAIEALKQEKVQKLLLIRPAVEAGERLGFLPGDLTQKIDPYLRPLYDALYDMLGFERVNKLIERHIIEVAPLAYMRGRTLNESFIILDEAQNTTIEQMKMFLTRLGYGSTAVITGDITQIDLPKGQKSGLRHAIQVLKDVREISFTFFKSTDVVRHPLVQKIVQAYDHFDKQSL
- the ybeY gene encoding rRNA maturation RNase YbeY; the protein is MKVTIHVQYAISNAKNFPSKPDFKLWVNTTLVGYPKDTQITIRIVDSQEMEDLNWRYRGKKGTTNILSFPIGNDSTTSHKIPLGDLIICAPVVAREALDQNKDEKSHWAHLTIHGVLHLLGFDHQYENEAQYMEAKEIDILKQLGYPHPYEINSEYL